The following coding sequences are from one Gossypium hirsutum isolate 1008001.06 chromosome A12, Gossypium_hirsutum_v2.1, whole genome shotgun sequence window:
- the LOC107926537 gene encoding probable vacuolar amino acid transporter YPQ3 isoform X4 has protein sequence MSRSQAYCVKENKPCNVWVERYFKDCLCNLKDDLSFGFGLTSLVCWGVAEIPQIITNFKTKSSHGVSLLFLLTWVVGDVFNLVGCLLEPATLPTQFYTALLYTASTVVLVLQSIYYDYIYRWWKCRRIIADNMVEDEKKPLKPGKPCSGIPIPKASQKPNPRREYYYMSARSLAGSGTPPIGTYMRAAKSGPSAMELDSGSSSEDESAHVSSKKSATQPRPIPRSVANYGTFLAASINLPLGSRAWMEARSGFTSRRLLHEHSMIHSAFGQWLGWLMAAIYMGGRIPQIWLNIKRGSVEGLNPLMFIFALIANATYVASILVRTSEWENIKPNMPWLLDAAVCVALDLVIILQYVYYSFFRETVNSDAEDYGDDHMDASKRI, from the exons atGTCTCGGTCTCAAGCTTACTGTGTTAAGGAAAACAAGCCCTGCAATGTGTGGGTTGAGAGATATTTCAAAGACTGTCTTTGCAATCTAAAGGATGATTTGTCTTTTGGTTTTGGGTTAACTAGTCTTGTCTGCTGGGGAGTTGCAGAGATTCCTCAAATCATCACCAACTTCAAAACCAAGTCCAGCCATGGagtttcccttctttttcttctcactTGGGTTGTTGG TGATGTGTTCAACCTTGTTGGATGCCTTCTGGAACCTGCAACG TTGCCAACTCAGTTCTACACAGCTCTT CTCTATACAGCGAGTACTGTGGTTCTAGTACTGCAAAGTATATACTATGATTATATCTATAGGTGGTGGAAATGTAGAAGGATCATTGCTGACAACATG GTTGAAGATGAGAAAAAACCATTGAAGCCTGGGAAACCTTGCTCAGGCATTCCCATTCCTAAGGCCTCACAAAAACCCAATCCTCGCAGGGAGTATTACTACAT GTCGGCTAGATCTTTGGCTGGCAGTGGCACTCCACCTATCGGAACATATATGAGAGCAGCTAAAAGTGGCCCTTCAGCTATGGAACTCGACAGTGGTTCCTCCTCAGAAGATGAATCAGCTCATGTTTCATCCAAAAAGTCCGCCACTCAACCTAGGCCAATCCCAAGATCC GTTGCAAATTATGGTACATTTCTAGCTGCCTCAATCAACTTGCCTTTAGGAAGTAGGGCATGGATGGAAGCAAGATCTGGCTTTACCAGTCGAAGACTATTACAT GAACACAGTATGATCCACAGCGCCTTTGGGCAGTGGCTGGGATGGCTAATGGCCGCCATATACATGGGCGGCCGAATCCCTCAGATATGGTTAAAT ATCAAAAGAGGCAGTGTTGAG GGCTTGAATCCTCTCATGTTCATCTTTGCACTGATAGCTAATGCTACATATGTGGCAAG TATTCTAGTGAGAACCAGTGAATGGGAAAACATTAAGCCTAACATGCCATGGCTGCTGGATGCTGCAGTTTGCGTGGCACTCGACTTAGTT ATCATATTACAGTATGTGTATTACTCCTTTTTCAGAGAGACAGTTAACAGTGATGCAGAAGATTATGGAGATGATCACATGGATGCAAGTAAAAGAATCTAA
- the LOC107926537 gene encoding probable vacuolar amino acid transporter YPQ1 isoform X1, with protein MSRSQAYCVKENKPCNVWVERYFKDCLCNLKDDLSFGFGLTSLVCWGVAEIPQIITNFKTKSSHGVSLLFLLTWVVGDVFNLVGCLLEPATLPTQFYTALLYTASTVVLVLQSIYYDYIYRWWKCRRIIADNMVEDEKKPLKPGKPCSGIPIPKASQKPNPRREYYYMSARSLAGSGTPPIGTYMRAAKSGPSAMELDSGSSSEDESAHVSSKKSATQPRPIPRSVANYGTFLAASINLPLGSRAWMEARSGFTSRRLLHSLLQEHSMIHSAFGQWLGWLMAAIYMGGRIPQIWLNIKRGSVEGLNPLMFIFALIANATYVASILVRTSEWENIKPNMPWLLDAAVCVALDLVVSFLIFLQQFLLTQTLNLNIVYNRSYYSMCITPFSERQLTVMQKIMEMITWMQVKESK; from the exons atGTCTCGGTCTCAAGCTTACTGTGTTAAGGAAAACAAGCCCTGCAATGTGTGGGTTGAGAGATATTTCAAAGACTGTCTTTGCAATCTAAAGGATGATTTGTCTTTTGGTTTTGGGTTAACTAGTCTTGTCTGCTGGGGAGTTGCAGAGATTCCTCAAATCATCACCAACTTCAAAACCAAGTCCAGCCATGGagtttcccttctttttcttctcactTGGGTTGTTGG TGATGTGTTCAACCTTGTTGGATGCCTTCTGGAACCTGCAACG TTGCCAACTCAGTTCTACACAGCTCTT CTCTATACAGCGAGTACTGTGGTTCTAGTACTGCAAAGTATATACTATGATTATATCTATAGGTGGTGGAAATGTAGAAGGATCATTGCTGACAACATG GTTGAAGATGAGAAAAAACCATTGAAGCCTGGGAAACCTTGCTCAGGCATTCCCATTCCTAAGGCCTCACAAAAACCCAATCCTCGCAGGGAGTATTACTACAT GTCGGCTAGATCTTTGGCTGGCAGTGGCACTCCACCTATCGGAACATATATGAGAGCAGCTAAAAGTGGCCCTTCAGCTATGGAACTCGACAGTGGTTCCTCCTCAGAAGATGAATCAGCTCATGTTTCATCCAAAAAGTCCGCCACTCAACCTAGGCCAATCCCAAGATCC GTTGCAAATTATGGTACATTTCTAGCTGCCTCAATCAACTTGCCTTTAGGAAGTAGGGCATGGATGGAAGCAAGATCTGGCTTTACCAGTCGAAGACTATTACAT TCTCTGTTGCAGGAACACAGTATGATCCACAGCGCCTTTGGGCAGTGGCTGGGATGGCTAATGGCCGCCATATACATGGGCGGCCGAATCCCTCAGATATGGTTAAAT ATCAAAAGAGGCAGTGTTGAG GGCTTGAATCCTCTCATGTTCATCTTTGCACTGATAGCTAATGCTACATATGTGGCAAG TATTCTAGTGAGAACCAGTGAATGGGAAAACATTAAGCCTAACATGCCATGGCTGCTGGATGCTGCAGTTTGCGTGGCACTCGACTTAGTTGTATCCTTCTTGATTTTCTTACAACAATTTCTCCTTACACAAACATTAAACCTTAACATTGTTTATAACAGATCATATTACAGTATGTGTATTACTCCTTTTTCAGAGAGACAGTTAACAGTGATGCAGAAGATTATGGAGATGATCACATGGATGCAAGTAAAAGAATCTAAATGA
- the LOC107926537 gene encoding probable vacuolar amino acid transporter YPQ1 isoform X3, with protein MSRSQAYCVKENKPCNVWVERYFKDCLCNLKDDLSFGFGLTSLVCWGVAEIPQIITNFKTKSSHGVSLLFLLTWVVGDVFNLVGCLLEPATLPTQFYTALLYTASTVVLVLQSIYYDYIYRWWKCRRIIADNMVEDEKKPLKPGKPCSGIPIPKASQKPNPRREYYYMSARSLAGSGTPPIGTYMRAAKSGPSAMELDSGSSSEDESAHVSSKKSATQPRPIPRSVANYGTFLAASINLPLGSRAWMEARSGFTSRRLLHSLLQEHSMIHSAFGQWLGWLMAAIYMGGRIPQIWLNIKRGSVEGLNPLMFIFALIANATYVASILVRTSEWENIKPNMPWLLDAAVCVALDLVIILQYVYYSFFRETVNSDAEDYGDDHMDASKRI; from the exons atGTCTCGGTCTCAAGCTTACTGTGTTAAGGAAAACAAGCCCTGCAATGTGTGGGTTGAGAGATATTTCAAAGACTGTCTTTGCAATCTAAAGGATGATTTGTCTTTTGGTTTTGGGTTAACTAGTCTTGTCTGCTGGGGAGTTGCAGAGATTCCTCAAATCATCACCAACTTCAAAACCAAGTCCAGCCATGGagtttcccttctttttcttctcactTGGGTTGTTGG TGATGTGTTCAACCTTGTTGGATGCCTTCTGGAACCTGCAACG TTGCCAACTCAGTTCTACACAGCTCTT CTCTATACAGCGAGTACTGTGGTTCTAGTACTGCAAAGTATATACTATGATTATATCTATAGGTGGTGGAAATGTAGAAGGATCATTGCTGACAACATG GTTGAAGATGAGAAAAAACCATTGAAGCCTGGGAAACCTTGCTCAGGCATTCCCATTCCTAAGGCCTCACAAAAACCCAATCCTCGCAGGGAGTATTACTACAT GTCGGCTAGATCTTTGGCTGGCAGTGGCACTCCACCTATCGGAACATATATGAGAGCAGCTAAAAGTGGCCCTTCAGCTATGGAACTCGACAGTGGTTCCTCCTCAGAAGATGAATCAGCTCATGTTTCATCCAAAAAGTCCGCCACTCAACCTAGGCCAATCCCAAGATCC GTTGCAAATTATGGTACATTTCTAGCTGCCTCAATCAACTTGCCTTTAGGAAGTAGGGCATGGATGGAAGCAAGATCTGGCTTTACCAGTCGAAGACTATTACAT TCTCTGTTGCAGGAACACAGTATGATCCACAGCGCCTTTGGGCAGTGGCTGGGATGGCTAATGGCCGCCATATACATGGGCGGCCGAATCCCTCAGATATGGTTAAAT ATCAAAAGAGGCAGTGTTGAG GGCTTGAATCCTCTCATGTTCATCTTTGCACTGATAGCTAATGCTACATATGTGGCAAG TATTCTAGTGAGAACCAGTGAATGGGAAAACATTAAGCCTAACATGCCATGGCTGCTGGATGCTGCAGTTTGCGTGGCACTCGACTTAGTT ATCATATTACAGTATGTGTATTACTCCTTTTTCAGAGAGACAGTTAACAGTGATGCAGAAGATTATGGAGATGATCACATGGATGCAAGTAAAAGAATCTAA
- the LOC107926537 gene encoding probable vacuolar amino acid transporter YPQ3 isoform X2 — translation MSRSQAYCVKENKPCNVWVERYFKDCLCNLKDDLSFGFGLTSLVCWGVAEIPQIITNFKTKSSHGVSLLFLLTWVVGDVFNLVGCLLEPATLPTQFYTALLYTASTVVLVLQSIYYDYIYRWWKCRRIIADNMVEDEKKPLKPGKPCSGIPIPKASQKPNPRREYYYMSARSLAGSGTPPIGTYMRAAKSGPSAMELDSGSSSEDESAHVSSKKSATQPRPIPRSVANYGTFLAASINLPLGSRAWMEARSGFTSRRLLHEHSMIHSAFGQWLGWLMAAIYMGGRIPQIWLNIKRGSVEGLNPLMFIFALIANATYVASILVRTSEWENIKPNMPWLLDAAVCVALDLVVSFLIFLQQFLLTQTLNLNIVYNRSYYSMCITPFSERQLTVMQKIMEMITWMQVKESK, via the exons atGTCTCGGTCTCAAGCTTACTGTGTTAAGGAAAACAAGCCCTGCAATGTGTGGGTTGAGAGATATTTCAAAGACTGTCTTTGCAATCTAAAGGATGATTTGTCTTTTGGTTTTGGGTTAACTAGTCTTGTCTGCTGGGGAGTTGCAGAGATTCCTCAAATCATCACCAACTTCAAAACCAAGTCCAGCCATGGagtttcccttctttttcttctcactTGGGTTGTTGG TGATGTGTTCAACCTTGTTGGATGCCTTCTGGAACCTGCAACG TTGCCAACTCAGTTCTACACAGCTCTT CTCTATACAGCGAGTACTGTGGTTCTAGTACTGCAAAGTATATACTATGATTATATCTATAGGTGGTGGAAATGTAGAAGGATCATTGCTGACAACATG GTTGAAGATGAGAAAAAACCATTGAAGCCTGGGAAACCTTGCTCAGGCATTCCCATTCCTAAGGCCTCACAAAAACCCAATCCTCGCAGGGAGTATTACTACAT GTCGGCTAGATCTTTGGCTGGCAGTGGCACTCCACCTATCGGAACATATATGAGAGCAGCTAAAAGTGGCCCTTCAGCTATGGAACTCGACAGTGGTTCCTCCTCAGAAGATGAATCAGCTCATGTTTCATCCAAAAAGTCCGCCACTCAACCTAGGCCAATCCCAAGATCC GTTGCAAATTATGGTACATTTCTAGCTGCCTCAATCAACTTGCCTTTAGGAAGTAGGGCATGGATGGAAGCAAGATCTGGCTTTACCAGTCGAAGACTATTACAT GAACACAGTATGATCCACAGCGCCTTTGGGCAGTGGCTGGGATGGCTAATGGCCGCCATATACATGGGCGGCCGAATCCCTCAGATATGGTTAAAT ATCAAAAGAGGCAGTGTTGAG GGCTTGAATCCTCTCATGTTCATCTTTGCACTGATAGCTAATGCTACATATGTGGCAAG TATTCTAGTGAGAACCAGTGAATGGGAAAACATTAAGCCTAACATGCCATGGCTGCTGGATGCTGCAGTTTGCGTGGCACTCGACTTAGTTGTATCCTTCTTGATTTTCTTACAACAATTTCTCCTTACACAAACATTAAACCTTAACATTGTTTATAACAGATCATATTACAGTATGTGTATTACTCCTTTTTCAGAGAGACAGTTAACAGTGATGCAGAAGATTATGGAGATGATCACATGGATGCAAGTAAAAGAATCTAAATGA
- the LOC107926537 gene encoding uncharacterized protein isoform X7, producing the protein MPSGTCNVANSVLHSSCTLLTVQLYTASTVVLVLQSIYYDYIYRWWKCRRIIADNMVEDEKKPLKPGKPCSGIPIPKASQKPNPRREYYYMSARSLAGSGTPPIGTYMRAAKSGPSAMELDSGSSSEDESAHVSSKKSATQPRPIPRSVANYGTFLAASINLPLGSRAWMEARSGFTSRRLLHSLLQEHSMIHSAFGQWLGWLMAAIYMGGRIPQIWLNIKRGSVEGLNPLMFIFALIANATYVASILVRTSEWENIKPNMPWLLDAAVCVALDLVVSFLIFLQQFLLTQTLNLNIVYNRSYYSMCITPFSERQLTVMQKIMEMITWMQVKESK; encoded by the exons ATGCCTTCTGGAACCTGCAACG TTGCCAACTCAGTTCTACACAGCTCTTGTACGCTACTGACAGTCCAG CTCTATACAGCGAGTACTGTGGTTCTAGTACTGCAAAGTATATACTATGATTATATCTATAGGTGGTGGAAATGTAGAAGGATCATTGCTGACAACATG GTTGAAGATGAGAAAAAACCATTGAAGCCTGGGAAACCTTGCTCAGGCATTCCCATTCCTAAGGCCTCACAAAAACCCAATCCTCGCAGGGAGTATTACTACAT GTCGGCTAGATCTTTGGCTGGCAGTGGCACTCCACCTATCGGAACATATATGAGAGCAGCTAAAAGTGGCCCTTCAGCTATGGAACTCGACAGTGGTTCCTCCTCAGAAGATGAATCAGCTCATGTTTCATCCAAAAAGTCCGCCACTCAACCTAGGCCAATCCCAAGATCC GTTGCAAATTATGGTACATTTCTAGCTGCCTCAATCAACTTGCCTTTAGGAAGTAGGGCATGGATGGAAGCAAGATCTGGCTTTACCAGTCGAAGACTATTACAT TCTCTGTTGCAGGAACACAGTATGATCCACAGCGCCTTTGGGCAGTGGCTGGGATGGCTAATGGCCGCCATATACATGGGCGGCCGAATCCCTCAGATATGGTTAAAT ATCAAAAGAGGCAGTGTTGAG GGCTTGAATCCTCTCATGTTCATCTTTGCACTGATAGCTAATGCTACATATGTGGCAAG TATTCTAGTGAGAACCAGTGAATGGGAAAACATTAAGCCTAACATGCCATGGCTGCTGGATGCTGCAGTTTGCGTGGCACTCGACTTAGTTGTATCCTTCTTGATTTTCTTACAACAATTTCTCCTTACACAAACATTAAACCTTAACATTGTTTATAACAGATCATATTACAGTATGTGTATTACTCCTTTTTCAGAGAGACAGTTAACAGTGATGCAGAAGATTATGGAGATGATCACATGGATGCAAGTAAAAGAATCTAAATGA
- the LOC107926537 gene encoding uncharacterized protein isoform X6 translates to MEFPFFFFSLGDVFNLVGCLLEPATLPTQFYTALLYTASTVVLVLQSIYYDYIYRWWKCRRIIADNMVEDEKKPLKPGKPCSGIPIPKASQKPNPRREYYYMSARSLAGSGTPPIGTYMRAAKSGPSAMELDSGSSSEDESAHVSSKKSATQPRPIPRSVANYGTFLAASINLPLGSRAWMEARSGFTSRRLLHSLLQEHSMIHSAFGQWLGWLMAAIYMGGRIPQIWLNIKRGSVEGLNPLMFIFALIANATYVASILVRTSEWENIKPNMPWLLDAAVCVALDLVVSFLIFLQQFLLTQTLNLNIVYNRSYYSMCITPFSERQLTVMQKIMEMITWMQVKESK, encoded by the exons ATGGagtttcccttctttttcttctcactTGG TGATGTGTTCAACCTTGTTGGATGCCTTCTGGAACCTGCAACG TTGCCAACTCAGTTCTACACAGCTCTT CTCTATACAGCGAGTACTGTGGTTCTAGTACTGCAAAGTATATACTATGATTATATCTATAGGTGGTGGAAATGTAGAAGGATCATTGCTGACAACATG GTTGAAGATGAGAAAAAACCATTGAAGCCTGGGAAACCTTGCTCAGGCATTCCCATTCCTAAGGCCTCACAAAAACCCAATCCTCGCAGGGAGTATTACTACAT GTCGGCTAGATCTTTGGCTGGCAGTGGCACTCCACCTATCGGAACATATATGAGAGCAGCTAAAAGTGGCCCTTCAGCTATGGAACTCGACAGTGGTTCCTCCTCAGAAGATGAATCAGCTCATGTTTCATCCAAAAAGTCCGCCACTCAACCTAGGCCAATCCCAAGATCC GTTGCAAATTATGGTACATTTCTAGCTGCCTCAATCAACTTGCCTTTAGGAAGTAGGGCATGGATGGAAGCAAGATCTGGCTTTACCAGTCGAAGACTATTACAT TCTCTGTTGCAGGAACACAGTATGATCCACAGCGCCTTTGGGCAGTGGCTGGGATGGCTAATGGCCGCCATATACATGGGCGGCCGAATCCCTCAGATATGGTTAAAT ATCAAAAGAGGCAGTGTTGAG GGCTTGAATCCTCTCATGTTCATCTTTGCACTGATAGCTAATGCTACATATGTGGCAAG TATTCTAGTGAGAACCAGTGAATGGGAAAACATTAAGCCTAACATGCCATGGCTGCTGGATGCTGCAGTTTGCGTGGCACTCGACTTAGTTGTATCCTTCTTGATTTTCTTACAACAATTTCTCCTTACACAAACATTAAACCTTAACATTGTTTATAACAGATCATATTACAGTATGTGTATTACTCCTTTTTCAGAGAGACAGTTAACAGTGATGCAGAAGATTATGGAGATGATCACATGGATGCAAGTAAAAGAATCTAAATGA
- the LOC107926537 gene encoding probable vacuolar amino acid transporter YPQ1 isoform X5, producing the protein MSRSQAYCVKENKPCNVWVERYFKDCLCNLKDDLSFGFGLTSLVCWGVAEIPQIITNFKTKSSHGVSLLFLLTWVVGDVFNLVGCLLEPATLPTQFYTALLYTASTVVLVLQSIYYDYIYRWWKCRRIIADNMVEDEKKPLKPGKPCSGIPIPKASQKPNPRREYYYMSARSLAGSGTPPIGTYMRAAKSGPSAMELDSGSSSEDESAHVSSKKSATQPRPIPRSVANYGTFLAASINLPLGSRAWMEARSGFTSRRLLHSLLQEHSMIHSAFGQWLGWLMAAIYMGGRIPQIWLNIKRGSVEGLNPLMFIFALIANATYVASILVRTSEWENIKPNMPWLLDAAVCVALDLVRDS; encoded by the exons atGTCTCGGTCTCAAGCTTACTGTGTTAAGGAAAACAAGCCCTGCAATGTGTGGGTTGAGAGATATTTCAAAGACTGTCTTTGCAATCTAAAGGATGATTTGTCTTTTGGTTTTGGGTTAACTAGTCTTGTCTGCTGGGGAGTTGCAGAGATTCCTCAAATCATCACCAACTTCAAAACCAAGTCCAGCCATGGagtttcccttctttttcttctcactTGGGTTGTTGG TGATGTGTTCAACCTTGTTGGATGCCTTCTGGAACCTGCAACG TTGCCAACTCAGTTCTACACAGCTCTT CTCTATACAGCGAGTACTGTGGTTCTAGTACTGCAAAGTATATACTATGATTATATCTATAGGTGGTGGAAATGTAGAAGGATCATTGCTGACAACATG GTTGAAGATGAGAAAAAACCATTGAAGCCTGGGAAACCTTGCTCAGGCATTCCCATTCCTAAGGCCTCACAAAAACCCAATCCTCGCAGGGAGTATTACTACAT GTCGGCTAGATCTTTGGCTGGCAGTGGCACTCCACCTATCGGAACATATATGAGAGCAGCTAAAAGTGGCCCTTCAGCTATGGAACTCGACAGTGGTTCCTCCTCAGAAGATGAATCAGCTCATGTTTCATCCAAAAAGTCCGCCACTCAACCTAGGCCAATCCCAAGATCC GTTGCAAATTATGGTACATTTCTAGCTGCCTCAATCAACTTGCCTTTAGGAAGTAGGGCATGGATGGAAGCAAGATCTGGCTTTACCAGTCGAAGACTATTACAT TCTCTGTTGCAGGAACACAGTATGATCCACAGCGCCTTTGGGCAGTGGCTGGGATGGCTAATGGCCGCCATATACATGGGCGGCCGAATCCCTCAGATATGGTTAAAT ATCAAAAGAGGCAGTGTTGAG GGCTTGAATCCTCTCATGTTCATCTTTGCACTGATAGCTAATGCTACATATGTGGCAAG TATTCTAGTGAGAACCAGTGAATGGGAAAACATTAAGCCTAACATGCCATGGCTGCTGGATGCTGCAGTTTGCGTGGCACTCGACTTAGTT AGAGACAGTTAA